In Penicillium psychrofluorescens genome assembly, chromosome: 5, a single window of DNA contains:
- a CDS encoding uncharacterized protein (ID:PFLUO_008363-T1.cds;~source:funannotate) translates to MTVQAKPSPSRTQTTRTPDNFFPIHQLAIATPFKMPSHKSFRTKQKIAKAQRQNRPIPQWIRLRTGNTIRYNAKRRHWRKTRLNI, encoded by the exons ATGACCGTCCAAGCGAAGCCAAGCCCCAGCCGCACACAAACCACCCGAACTCCCGacaacttcttccccatccaccAGCTCGCCATCGCGACACCCTTCAAGATGCCG AGCCACAAGTCCTTCCGCACCAAGCAAAAGATTGCCAAAGCCCAGCGCCAGAACCGGCCCATCCCCCAGTGGATTCGCCTGCGCACCGGCAACACCATCAG ATACAACGCTAAGCGGCGACACTGGCGCAAGACCCGCCTGAACATCTAA
- a CDS encoding uncharacterized protein (ID:PFLUO_008364-T1.cds;~source:funannotate), translated as MTSIILTSSDGVDLTVERTVAERSVLIKNMLEDLGDSGEAIPIPNVNEAVLKKVIEWCDHHKNDPPTVGDEDDNRRKTTDIDEWDQKFMQVDQEMLFEIILAANYLDIKALLDVGCKTVANMIKGKSPEEIRKTFNIQNDFTPEEEDQIRRENEWAEEYVFSFLPCPY; from the exons ATGACCTCCATCATTCTCACCAGCTCTGATGGCGTCGACCTCACGGTCG AGCGCACCGTGGCCGAACGCTCTGTCCTGATCAAGAACATGCTCGAAGATCTTGGCGACTCCGGCGAGGCGatccccatccccaac GTCAACGAGGCCGTCctgaagaaggtcatcgagTGGTGCGACCACCACAAGAACGACCCCCCGACCGtgggcgacgaggacgacaACCGCCGCAAGACGACCGATATTGATGAGTGGGACCAGAAGTTCATGCAGGTCGACCAGGAGATGCTGTTTGAGATCATCTTG GCCGCCAACTACCTTGATATCAAGGCCCTGCTTGACGTCGGTTGCAAGACTGTCGCCAACATGATCAAGGGCAAGTCGCCCGAGGAGATCCGCAAAACCTTCAACATCCAGAACGACTTTAcgcccgaggaggaggaccagaTCCGGCGCGAGAACGAGTGGGCTGAGGAGTacgtcttttctttcttgccctGTCCTTATTGA
- a CDS encoding uncharacterized protein (ID:PFLUO_008365-T1.cds;~source:funannotate) yields MWRRTYLLLLLIRVYFALSPSYLHPDENFQGPEVFAGRIFSYPSSLTWEFTSDHPIRSIFPLWPTYELPMSLLQWFYTEIGTGKPPPQLVYYALRAGMFLLSFVLEDWAIYELVPSPRHRRATVVLVASSYVTWTYQTHTFSNSLETLLVAWGLVLIRRIVENKQHSSIFSYAVLSFISVVGVFNRITFPAFLLFPGLQLLPHFRRKPSSLAAFLAFGLLFTSIAIITDTAFYRPTASFLDIIRSPIVTPLNNLLYNTDSSNLAVHGLHPRHQHFVANLFQLLGPAYIVMITSLFTWPLVPSWMRNVRALSALSATALLSLFPHQEPRFLLPCVPLLLSCIRLRRSRLLLAVWVVFNAAMGFLMGVYHQGGIVPTQLAMRSIVENTIAAPPSGVDVFWWKTYSPPLWLLGNKPSNASADITTHDLMGIPGLEMITRLNSAVPTCSKPTSVFLVAPASATFLDPYAISPALRSPNLELLPLWLYRKHLNLDDLDFGDDGIVTTLQRVIGRRGLRVWAVRRVCSR; encoded by the exons ATGTGGAGACGAACGTActtgctgctgctcttgaTCCGTGTTTACTTCGCGCTCTCGCCCAGCTACTTGCATCCCGATGAGAATTTCCAAGGCCCCGAGGTCTTCGCAG GCCGCATCTTCTCCtatccctcctccctcacctGGGAATTCACCTCCGACCACCCCATCCGCAGCATCTTTCCACTATGGCCAACCTACGAGCTGCCCATGAGCCTGTTGCAGTGGTTCTACACCGAGATCGGCACCGGCAAGCCACCGCCGCAACTAGTGTACTACGCGCTGCGCGCGGGCATGTTCCTGCTGAGCTTTGTGCTGGAAGACTGGGCGATCTATGAGTTGGTGCCTTCGCCCCGCCATCGCCGCGCGACCGTCGTCCTGGTTGCCTCGTCCTATGTCACCTGGACGTATCAGACGcacaccttctccaactcccTCGAGACGCTGTTGGTTGCTTGGGGACTAGTGCTGATTCGCCGCATTGTTGAGAATAAG CAACACTCGTCCATTTTTTCCTATGCCGTGCTCTCGTTCATCTCCGTCGTGGGCGTGTTCAACCGCATCACCTTCCCGGCCTTTCTGCTGTTTCCTGGCTTGCAATTGCTGCCGCATTTTCGGCGCAA ACCGTCCTCCTTGGCAGCCTTCCTCGCGTTTGGACTTCTCTTCACCTCGATAGCTATAATCACCGACACGGCCTTCTACCGTCCCACAGCCTCCTTTCTCGACATTATCCGCTCGCCCATCGTCACCCCGCTCAATAATCTCCTATACAACACCGACTCATCCAACCTCGCCGTCCATGGCCTCCACCCACGCCATCAACACTTCGTCGCCAACCTCTTCCAATTGCTCGGCCCAGCCTACATCGTGATGATCACCTCACTATTCACTTGGCCGCTCGTGCCATCCTGGATGCGCAATGTGCGCGCCTTGTccgccctctccgccacGGCCTTGCTATCCCTCTTCCCGCACCAGGAACCAcgcttccttctcccctgCGTCCCGCTCCTCCTCAGCTGCATCCGCCTGCGCAGGTCGCGGCTCCTGCTCGCCGTATGGGTGGtcttcaacgccgccatGGGGTTCCTCATGGGCGTCTACCACCAAGGCGGGATCGTGCCCACGCAACTGGCCATGCGCTCCATCGTCGAGAACACCATTGCCGCCCCGCCTTCCGGCGTCGATGTCTTCTGGTGGAAGACTTACTCCCCGCCGCTGTGGCTTCTAGGCAACAAACCCTCCAACGCCTCTGCCGATATCACAACCCATGACCTGATGGGTATTCCCGGgctggagatgatcaccCGTCTCAACAGCGCCGTCCCCACCTGCTCAAAACCTACCTCTGTCTTCCTGGTCGCTCCCGCCTCGGCGACTTTCCTCGATCCGTATGCTATTTCCCCTGCGCTCCGCTCCCCGAACCTGGAGCTCCTTCCGCTCTGGCTATACCGCAAACACTTGAAcctggatgaccttgactttggcgatgatggtatCGTCACTACATTGCAGAGAGTCATAGGACGTCGTGGTCTGCGCGTCTGGGCTGTGCGGAGGGTGTGTTCTCGCTAA
- a CDS encoding uncharacterized protein (ID:PFLUO_008366-T1.cds;~source:funannotate), whose translation MKLTFKDLKQEKFVVDVEPSETVREVKQKIAQEKGEYEADRMKVIYSGKILQDDKTVEFYNIQEKDFLVCLPSKQPKAGGSSAASPAPSTPAAKIPASTPAAPPAPAPAASTAPAAPATPSPATTGAGQTASQDPAFGDPSALTMGSAAEGAVAQMEAMGFARSDIDRAMRAAFFNPDRAIEYLLTGIPENVQQEQQQQQQQQQQEQQEQQERAAPSAPAPTVPTSGGEEPVNLFEAAAQAGEGGGRGGARAAGGGAGGGAAAAAGGEALPNLDFLRNNPHFQQLRQLVQQQPHMLEPILQQVAAGNPQIAQIIGQNSEQFLQLLSEELEEEEGGSLPPGAQAISVTEEERDAIERLCRLGFPRDSVIQAYFACDKNEELAANFLFDQPDEDEE comes from the exons ATGAAGCTCACTTTCAAG GATCTGAAGCAAGAGAAGTTTGTGGTCGACGTTGAACCCTCCGAGACG GTTCGCGAGGTCAAGCAGAAGATCGCCCAGGAGAAAGGGGAGTATGAGGCCGACCGGATGAAGGTTATCTACTCTG GCAAGATTCTCCAAGATGACAAGACGGTCGAGTTCTACAACATCCAAGAGAAGGACTTCTTGGTTTGCCTGCCCTCCAAG CAACCCAAGGCTGGCGGCTCGTCCGCTGCCTCCCCGGCACCTTCCACCCCTGCAGCCAAAATCCCTGCGTCGACACCGGCAGcccctccagctcctgcgccCGCCGCTTCCACTGCTCCCGCTGCACCTGCTACTCCCTCCCCCGCCACTACCGGTGCGGGGCAGACGGCCAGCCAGGACCCTGCCTTTGGTGATCCTTCCGCGTTAACGATGGGTTCTGCAGCGGAGGGGGCAGTGGCCCAGATGGAGGCTATGGGATTTGCCCGCAGCGACATCGACCGTGCCATGCGTGCTGCATTCTTCAACCCTGACCGTGCCATCGAATATCTTCTGACC GGTATCCCCGAGAACGTCCAGCAGgaacaacagcagcaacaacagcaacaacagcaagagcagcaagagcagcaagagcGCGCTGCTCCGTCTGCCCCTGCCCCCACGGTCCCCACGTCCGGTGGTGAGGAGCCCGTCAATCTGTTCGAGGCCGCTGCTCAGGCTGGCGAAggtggtggccgtggtggagCTCGGGCTGCTGgaggcggcgccggcggcggcgctgctgctgctgcgggtGGCGAAGCTCTGCCCAACCTGGACTTCCTGCGGAATAACCCCcatttccagcagctgcgacagctcgtccagcagcagccgcacATGCTGGAGCCGATCCTGCAGCAAGTGGCCGCGGGCAACCCGCAGATTGCCCAGATCATCGGACAGAACTCGGAGCAGTTTTTGCAGCTGCTGAgtgaggagctggaggaagaggagggggggTCTCTGCCGCCGGGCGCGCAGGCTATCTCGGTcacggaggaggagcgcgaTGCTATCGAACGA CTCTGCCGTCTGGGCTTCCCGCGTGACTCGGTCATCCAGGCCTACTTCGCCTGCGACAAGAACGAAGAGCTAGCAGCCAACTTCCTCTTCGACCAGCcggacgaagacgaggagtAA
- a CDS encoding uncharacterized protein (ID:PFLUO_008367-T1.cds;~source:funannotate), translating into MVSTFVVTILSGMFYATMQSMPSHATTTGLAPVGLSAVSCIALVVMSLLFHKDARSGQRCVGWKTGVFYFTGAYLLFAAGIGAGTMASGSPFPQQSTLSIARFVSWTFSIFSQGLYCGYLLLVFTQQKKPDLQWSRPYLQTSTPSAISAAPAAASDYYRFEPKMSSLRKFPRPSSRLSTSSSQSDQTIRPQDTQEAKHSSFDTDSTASWTPESSPTYPTRPERRYDPRPLVRAHNSIRSMPSLRQHRPSAQQSLDSLVRSRSPTGSSCSLSIAETVTQREDNIHPLFRSSSPSPSPTPTPGTMVRASPSAGQTITVQTLTRMRSARSLRDQTMRTPSPLPEQDYALRARNDSGPGFYDKRDELNESPDEN; encoded by the coding sequence ATGGTCTCGACGTTCGTCGTCACCATCCTCAGTGGCATGTTCTATGCGACGATGCAGTCTATGCCCTCCCACGCGACCACCACTGGTCTGGCTCCGGTTGGCTTGAGTGCCGTGAGCTGTATCGCCCTGGTCGTGATGAGCCTACTGTTCCACAAAGATGCTCGATCCGGCCAGCGATGTGTGGGCTGGAAGACGGGAGTCTTCTATTTCACCGGGGCATATCTCCTCTTCGCTGCTGGGATCGGTGCAGGAACCATGGCGTCAGGCAGTCCATTCCCCCAGCAGTCAACCTTGTCGATCGCCCGCTTCGTCTCCTGGACGTTCTCTATTTTCTCGCAAGGCCTCTATTGCGGCTATCTTCTTTTGGTCTTCACGCAGCAAAAGAAACCAGACCTTCAGTGGTCTCGCCCATACCTCCAAACATCTACGCCGAGTGCCATCTCAGCTGCGCCTGCAGCAGCCTCCGATTACTACCGATTTGAGCCCAAAATGTCTTCGCTGCGCAAGTTTCCTCGGCCCTCAAGCCGCTTGTCTACTTCAAGCTCTCAGTCGGACCAGACGATCCGTCCACAAGACACTCAAGAAGCCAAACATTCCTCCTTCGACACCGACTCCACGGCCTCATGGACCCCAGAGTCATCTCCAACATACCCAACAAGACCGGAGCGCCGTTATGACCCGCGGCCTCTTGTCCGAGCTCACAATAGCATCCGCAGTATGCCTAGCTTGCGACAGCACCGCCCATCAGCCCAGCAATCGCTCGACAGCCTAGTGCGCTCTCGATCACCCACTGGCTCTTCATGCAGCCTGAGCATCGCCGAGACGGTCACTCAGCGAGAAGACAACATCCACCCACTATTTCGCTCCAGCAGCCCATCCCcttccccaaccccaacacccGGGACAATGGTCAGGGCCTCCCCGTCTGCCGGACAGACGATTACGGTCCAGACCTTGACCCGGATGCGATCCGCACGCTCCCTGCGTGATCAGACGATGCGAACCCCCTCGCCATTGCCCGAGCAGGACTATGCCCTGCGAGCACGCAATGACTCCGGGCCAGGGTTTTACGACAAGAGAGACGAACTGAATGAATCCCCTGATGAgaactga
- a CDS encoding uncharacterized protein (ID:PFLUO_008368-T1.cds;~source:funannotate), producing the protein MATRASRNVSEPSPLGLRRRGPRSSRTSLEEPSAPETPSSSRSEVRSHIIKFKMPSLRAFPESSPASTPAADDHDTSSNPPLSIATGSQNPETPRPKRSKRVLAIPESSRTTRQAARNRGPGESSQEQSSPTKSGDADMDADESYAEPSFKEETYYDDSHLRLHKSPPNFDADHSRRSSQAADDEAMVDQPVSRETASNTPAPDSQASAEPEQMPPRGVFSPRLARKRKSTEMKDEDYGAESVANSDVANKKPKIEEATPDIRLQNGSETETQTESSPAEEATPAPVEQTYISAGAARAARARRGRGGRGRGRGRGRGRGRGSRGGSRGGGRGGGRGGGAAGLVQSATVVKRGGGRGRGRGRGSATIMRRGGGRKIEDEIWDGAAIRYRSPSPIPLSQPLKERQHELAALFKKVGQAQQVALSFLAEHHMHKLARDPHIHQDAPEFLQIQRELAEYEYKAMQTLENEYKFRVESLERVYEGVKNAKETRYQAQLGEIKDEMLHAAQGSYMMLVEGRRAAEDDEHTEPNDSDMESEEKRYLFRIAPTAIRENERGYVSQYIRDPEGAAAYLRGKDGWEDFLQRARLSEDINPQMKELGDSPGTKAQQALESLFWAATSIEQASDPFPQALSALADAALSEPAHALLPHIHDSSVMPQPPHRTLLPQPSSVPPPPPMMGGHGPTDPRSFILPRPTPTQQPRRLLPARGQLGLPDPFTINGGPPQLPPPPGSNFPRLPLPNYLAPPGPPQPPSLYFPPPHGHQQHPPPPPPPPPGSRRY; encoded by the exons ATGGCCACCAGAGCCTCGCGCAACGTATCCG AACCCAGCCCTCTGGGTCTTCGCAGAAGGGgtcctcgatcatctcgAACGAGTCTCGAAGAACCCTCTGCTCCTGAGACGCCATCATCGAGCAGGTCTGAAGTTCGCTCGCATATCATCAAGTTCAAAATGCCTTCACTCCGGGCTTTTCCGGAGAGTTCCCCTGCCTCAactcctgctgctgatgatcATGATACATCATCAAATCCACCTCTAAGCATTGCCACCGGCTCTCAGAACCCAGAGACGCCGCGTCCCAAGCGCTCCAAGCGAGTCTTGGCTATTCCTGAATCTTCGAGGACTACGCGACAGGCAGCCCGAAACAGGGGTCCTGGTGAATCGTCTCAGGAACAGTCATCTCCGACTAAATCTGGTGATGCGGATATGGACGCAGATGAATCTTACGCTGAACCTTCATTCAAAGAGGAGACTTATTATGATGATTCGCATCTTCGCCTGCACAAATCGCCCCCGAACTTTGATGCGGATCACTCTCGTCGTTCGTCGCAAGCCGCTGATGACGAGGCGATGGTCGACCAACCCGTGTCACGGGAGACAGCCTCCAACACGCCCGCTCCTGATAGCCAGGCGTCCGCTGAACCAGAGCAAATGCCTCCACGCGGGGTGTTTTCACCGCGTCTCGCGCGCAAGCGGAAGTCGACGGAAATGAAAGATGAAGATTACGGCGCCGAGTCTGTCGCCAACTCGGATGTTGCCAACAAAAAGCCAAAAATTGAAGAAGCCACGCCCGATATTCGTCTACAGAATGGAAGTGAAACTGAGACCCAGACTGAATCGTCTCCTGCGGAAGAGGCGACACCTGCTCCTGTGGAACAAACATACATCTCTGCAGGCGCCGCTCGTGCCGCTCGTGCGCGACGAGGTCGCGGAGGCCGAGGTCGCGGTCGCGGTCgcggtcgtggccgtggtcgAGGAAGCCGCGGAGGAAgccgcggaggagggcggggaggaggacgcggaggaggagcggcAGGCCTTGTACAATCAGCAACCGTGGTGAAGCGtggaggtggtcgaggacGCGGACGTGGTCGAGGCAGCGCGACCATCATGCGCCGAGGAGGCGGCAGGAAGATTGAGGACGAGATTTGGGATGGTGCAGCCATTCGATACCGGAGCCCATCGCCCATCCCGCTATCCCAGCCATTGAAAGAGCGGCAGCACGAACTGGCTGCTCTGTTTAAGAAAGTGGGACAGGCGCAACAGGTCGCGCTGAGCTTTCTGGCAGAACACCACATGCACAAGTTGGCGAGAGACCCCCACATTCACCAGGACGCCCCGGAGTTTTTGCAGATACAACGGGAGCTTGCGGAATACGAGTACAAGGCCATGCAGACACTGGAGAACGAGTACAAGTTCCGAGTGGAGTCGTTGGAAAGAGTGTATGAGGGTGTGAAGAACGCGAAAGAGACCCGATACCAA GCGCAACTCGGAGAGATCAAAGACGAGATGCTGCATGCTGCCCAAGGCAGCTACATGATGTTGGTCGAGGGCCGCCGAgccgccgaggacgacgagcaTACAGAG CCTAATGACTCTGACATGGAATCCGAGGAAAAACGATACCTCTTCCGCATTGCCCCGACCGCGATCCGAGAGAATGAGCGCGGGTATGTGTCTCAGTATATCCGAGACCCTGAAGGGGCTGCCGCCTACCTCCGCGGCAAGGACGGCTGGGAAGATTTCCTGCAGCGAGCCCGCCTGAGCGAAGATATCAACCCGCAAATGAAAGAGTTGGGAGATTCTCCTGGCACCAAGGCTCAGCAAGCCCTGGAGAGTCTATTTTGGGCGGCGACATCCATCGAGCAAGCCTCCGACCCATTCCCCCAAGCACTGTCCGCGCTAGCCGATGCCGCCCTGTCCGAGCCAGCCCACGCGCTTCTCCCCCATATCCACGATTCGAGCGTGATGCCGCAGCCTCCCCACCGAACCCTGCTCCCGCAGCCGTCTTCCGtgccaccgcctccaccgATGATGGGCGGCCACGGGCCGACCGATCCTCGATCCTTTATCCTTCCCCGTCCGACCCCGACCCAGCAGCCGCGTCGTCTCCTGCCCGCGCGGGGCCAGTTGGGTCTTCCGGACCCGTTTACGATCAATGGTGGTCCGCCCCAGcttccgccgccgccaggcTCCAACTTCCCACGTCTGCCACTGCCTAACTATCTCGCTCCCCCGGGACCACCGCAGCCACCATCGCTGTACTTCCCTCCGCCTCATGGacatcaacaacatcctcccccgccaccaccgccgcctccagGTTCGCGTCGGTATTAA
- a CDS encoding uncharacterized protein (ID:PFLUO_008369-T1.cds;~source:funannotate) yields the protein MAVRAQFENSNEVGVFSLLTNSYAVVAVGASENFYSVFEAELQDVIPICHATIAGTRLVGRLAVGNKNGLLVPTTTTDQELQHLRNTLPDSVKIQRIEERLSALGNVICCNDHVALVHPDLERETEEILADVLGVEVFRQTVADNVLTGSYMALSNQGGIVHPKTSVRDQDELSSLLQVPLVAGSVNRGSSVVGAGMVVNDWLAITGLDTTATELSVIESVFRLGEMAPGGASAGVNKESIVESFY from the exons ATGGCTGTGCGCGCTCAATTCGAGAACTCGAACGA AGTCGGCGTCTTCTCCCTCCTGACCAACTCCTAcgccgtcgtcgctgtcggcgCCTCGGAGAACTTCTACAGTGTCTTCGAAGCCGAACTCCAGGATGTCATTCCCATCTGCCACGCTACTATCGCCGGTACACGTCTCGTGGGCCGGTTAGCCGTGGG AAACAAAAACGGCCTCCTCGTACCAACGACAACAACCGACCAGGAACTGCAGCATCTGCGCAACACGCTCCCGGACAGCGTCAAGATCCAACGGATAGAAGAGCGGCTGTCTGCGCTGGGGAACGTGATTTGCTGTAATGACCATGTTGCGCTGGTGCATCCCGATCTGGAGCGGGAGACCGAAGAGAT TCTCGCCGACGTGCTAGGCGTCGAAGTCTTCCGCCAAACAGTCGCCGACAACGTCCTGACAGGCTCCTACATGGCCCTCTCGAACCAAGGCGGCATCGTCCACCCCAAGACCTCCGTTCGCGACCAGGACGAGCTCTCCTCGCTCCTGCAAGTGCCCCTCGTGGCCGGCAGTGTCAACCGCGGATCCTCCGTCGTCGGCGCGGGCATGGTTGTCAACGACTGGCTGGCGATCACAGGTCTGGATACCACGGCCACGGAGCTGAGTGTTATCGAGAGTGTCTTCCGGCTGGGCGAGATGGCGCCCGGTGGTGCTAGTGCGGGCGTTAATAAGGAGAGTATTGTGGAGAGTTTCTATTAG
- a CDS encoding uncharacterized protein (ID:PFLUO_008370-T1.cds;~source:funannotate), whose translation MSAVDNADTESSNAVIAEMASPKRESPSISNGLPAQSRSHSPLKKETSTEADPNNMEDSKLEEKVGGGIILKQEPGQPPKLTRRESQRVVPRPPQLWAHLPDSTSDALATFEQIEACWYANKYMGYTEHAMECDCAEEWEPELGQNLACGDDSDCINRATKIECVGDCGCGANCKNQRFQKKQYAQVSVIKTEKKGFGLRAETNLEPHQLIFEYVGEVVGEAQFRRRMRHYDEEGIKHFYFMSLNKGEFVDATKRGNLGRFCNHSCNPNCYVDKWVVGEKLRMGIFAERAVQPGEELVFNYNVDRYGADPQPCYCGEPNCTGFIGGRTQTERATKLSNATIEALGIEDAEAWDTVVARRPKKKKMEEDDEEYVDSVQAKSLDENGVTKVMAALMQCQEKWIAVKLLGRIQRCEDERVRNRVVKMHGYQILNSQLGMWKEDQNVVLQVLDILDKFPRLTRNKIIDSKIETTIQPLTTCGDERVEKRAVVLLASWANLEVGYRIPRMKRGEQIKQAVNQFERRESGREERQRTATRSPSPSYETSSRPKQSRRERNQHHNRPRQGRRPRPLPEGWFSAEDEKGRTYYYSATGDTTWKRPTEPPAAQPQKLRNMALQSIIDGIINSQEKTPSEQKTESPATPQPAAENPEKKKKKDPDWWKSLSLEKQKKLYENTLHPYIKHVVDQYKHKIPRDHLKRFAKETAKKLVEGDYKKNRVVDPTRISEKHQQTVKNYCKNFFDKAASKHKEREKRKARKAGQTGADGPADEDTKMLSDDEADAHAAAPSPMDDDDDDATSATLKRKRHDDAASPENDEDGDGDGDSSPSKRQKSIPPTPPPPPPPPPEGDGDGDGDVDGDGEDDSSPANADDQSPSTGPGTGTACGIVENEMKPSSQIGIEGRV comes from the exons ATGTCGGCCGTTGACAACGCGGACACCGAGAGTTCCAACGCCGTGATAGCGGAGATGGCTTCGCCAAAAAGGGAATCTCCCTCGATAAGCAATGGCTTGCCCGCCCAGTCCCGCAGTCACTCTCCGCTCAAGAAAGAAACATCCACCGAGGCAGACCCGAACAACATGGAGGATTCGAAACTCGAAGAGAaagtcggcggcggcattATCCTCAAGCAGGAGCCTGGTCAACCCCCGAAACTCACGCGCAGAGAATCCCAGCGAGTCGTCCCACGGCCCCCGCAGTTGTGGGCACATCTGCCCGACAGCACCAGCGACGCGCTGGCCACCTTTGAACAGATCGAGGCATGCTGGTATGCGAACAAGTACATGGGCTATACGGAACATGCGATGGAATGTGATTGCGCTGAAGAGTGGG AGCCGGAACTCGGCCAAAATTTAGCATGCGGCGACGATTCGGACTGCATCAACCGCGCCACCAAGATCGAGTGTGTGGGTGACTGCGGCTGTGGAGCAAACTGCAAAAATCAGCGATTCCAGAAGAAACAATACGCCCAGGTGTCCGTCatcaagaccgagaagaaggggtttGGGTTGCGTGCCGAGACAAATTTAGAGCCACACCAACTGATCTTCGAGTATGTCGGCGAGGTCGTGGGCGAGGCGCAATTCCGGCGGCGCATGAGGCACTatgacgaggagggcatcAAACATTTCTACTTCATGTCCCTGAACAAAGGCGAGTTTGTCGACGCTACTAAAAGAGGCAATCTCGGCCGCTTCTGCAACCATTCGTGCAATCCCAACTGCTATGTCGACAAGTGGGTGGTTGGGGAGAAGCTGCGCATGGGCATCTTCGCCGAGCGTGCCGTGCAGCCTGGTGAGGAATTGGTGTTCAACTACAACGTCGACCGCTACGGCGCGGATCCTCAACCTTGCTACTGTGGCGAGCCGAACTGCACGGGATTTATTGGCGGTCGCACTCAGACGGAGCGCGCGACCAAGCTGTCGAATGCCACAATCGAGGCTTTGGGTATCGAGGATGCAGAGGCGTGGGACACGGTCGTGGCACGACgcccgaagaaaaagaagatggaggaagacgacgaggaatACGTGGACAGCGTGCAGGCCAAGTCTCTGGACGAGAATGGCGTGACCAAGGTGATGGCAGCTCTCATGCAGTGCCAGGAGAAGTGGATTGCAGTCAAACTGCTGGGGCGAATCCAGCGCTGCGAGGACGAGCGAGTCCGGAACCGAGTGGTCAAGATGCACGGCTACCAGATCTTGAACTCGCAGCTCGGCATGTGGAAGGAGGACCAGAATGTGGTTCTGCAGGTCTTGGACATCTTGGACAAATTCCCTCGACTCACACGAAACAAGATCATCGACTCCAAGATCGAAACAACCATCCAGCCGCTGACAACCTGCGGCGACGAACGCGTGGAAAAGAGGGCCGTTGTGCTGTTGGCCAGCTGGGCGAATCTGGAGGTTGGGTATCGCATCCCGCGCATGAAGCGTGGAGAGCAAATCAAGCAAGCCGTCAACCAGTTCGAGCGCCGCGAGTCGGGGCGTGAAGAACGCCAACGGACCGCTACACGGTCCCCGTCACCCTCATACGAGACTTCCAGTCGACCGAAACAATCACGGAGGGAGCGAAATCAGCACCACAACCGGCCTCGGCAGGGCCGCCGTCCACGTCCTTTGCCCGAGGGATGGTTCTCAgctgaggatgagaaggGCCGGACATACTACTACTCGGCCACGGGCGATACAACCTGGAAAAGACCAACCGAGCCTCCGGCCGCGCAACCGCAGAAACTCAGGAACATGGCTCTGCAGAGCATCATTGACGGGATCATCAACTCGCAAGAAAAAACTCCGTCTGAGCAGAAAACCGAGAGTCCGGCAACACCACAGCCAGCGGCAGAAAACCcggagaaaaagaaaaagaaggaccCGGATTGGTGGAAGAGTCTTTCtctggagaagcagaagaagctcTACGAGAACACC CTCCACCCCTACATCAAGCACGTCGTCGACCAGTATAAGCACAAAATCCCCAGGGATCACCTGAAGCGGTTCGCGAAGGAGACAGCCAAGAAACTGGTCGAGGGCGACTACAAGAAGAACCGGGTGGTCGACCCAACGCGGATCAGCGAGAAACACCAGCAAACCGTCAAGAACTACTGCAAGAActtcttcgacaaggccgccTCCAAACACAAGGAgcgcgagaagcgcaaggcaCGAAAAGCGGGACAGACGGGCGCCGACGGTCCTGCTGACGAAGACACGAAGATGTTGTCGGACGATGAGGCCGACGCCCACGCTgcggcgccttcgccgatggatgatgacgatgacgacgccaCCTCGGCGACTCTAAAGCGCAAGCGACACGACGATGCTGCATCCCCGGAGAacgatgaggatggtgatggtgatggtgatagCTCCCCGTCGAAACGACAAAAATCCATTCCTCCCACGCCACccccgcctcctccacctcctcccgagggcgatggcgatggcgacggTGATGTCGATGGAGACGGTGAAGATGACAGCAGTCCCGCGAATGCAGATGATCAGTCCCCGTCTACAGGGCCCGGGACGGGGACGGCATGCGGCATCGTGGAGAACGAGATGAAGCCCTCTTCGCAGATTGGCATTGAAGGCAGGGTATGA